Within Actinoplanes sp. L3-i22, the genomic segment CCGCCGGGGCGACCGGCTGCTCACCGCCGTCGACTTCGCCAGCAACCTCGGCCGGATGGACCTGCTCGGGCACCTGTTCGAGGTCGCCGCCGGGGTCGACCTGGACCCGGCCACCCGCAACTACTTCAGCTGGGTCGAGGAGGCCGTCGGACTGCGCGCCTGGACCGGGGTCGAGCGGGTCCCGGCGTTCACCGCGGCGGTGCGGGACCTGCGCGACGCCGGGCAGATCGACCGGGCGCTCGACCACCTCTTCGGGTTCGCGCTGCGCTGCTGGTACTCGACGATGGACGACGAGTCGCGGGCCGAGCTCTCCACCCTCGCCGCCGAACTGGACCCGAGCCTGTCCGAGCCGCGTCAGCTCGCCGTGATGGCGTGGTGCGACCCGATCCGGCAGGCCGGGACGGTCCGGGGCCGGCTGGCCGCGGTCGCCGCCGCCCGGGCCGGGGACCCGGAAGGGCTCGCCCATCTGGTCATGGCCGCCGCCGCGGTCGGTGACCACCCGCGGGCGGCCGAGCTGCTCGAACTCGCCTATCCCGGGCTGCGGGCCCAGGGCCGGATCGGCCAGCTGGTCGAGACGCTCGGCGCGGCCGCCTGGATGTACATCCAGCTCGGCCGGCCGCGGGACGCGGAGATCGTCTCGGACGAGGCGGTCCGGCTCGGCCGGGCCAGTGGCCAGCCCCGGATGATCGCGATCGCGGCGCTCGGGACCGGCGCGGCCGCCGCCCAGCGCGGCGACGAGGCGCTCGCCGAGTCGGTGACGGCGCAGATGGAGCTGGTGCTGGCCGGGCCGGCGATCGCGCACCTGCGGCTGGTGCGGGCCACGGCCCTGCTCGGCGCGGGCCGGTACCCGCAGGCGTACGAGCAGTTGCGGACCGTTTTTGATCCGGCCGACCCGGCCTACCACCCGTTCATCCAGCACTGGCTGATCGGGGACTGGGCGGAGACCTGCCGCCATCTCGGCCGCGCCGACGAGGCCTGGTCCACGGTCGCCGCCCTCACCGAGGTGGCCGGCCGGACCGACTCACCGGGTCTCGACGTCAACCTGGTGTACGCCCGGGCGATCCTCTCCGACGACGAGGACGCCGACCAGGTGTTCGGCGTCGCGCTCGCCGGTGACCTCGACGCGTGGCCGCTGCTGCGGGCGCGGTTGCTGCTCGCGTACGGAATCCGCCTGCGCCGCCGCCGCCGGGTGACCGACGCCCGGGGCCGCCTGCGGTCCGCCCTGGAGCTGTTCACCGCGATCGGCGCCGCGGCCTGGGCCGGCCAGACCCGCCGCGAGCTGGTCGCGGCCGGGGTCACGGTGGCCGACCCGGAACCGCCGGCCGGGGCCGGGCTGACCGCACAGGAGACGCAGATCGCCCGGCTCGCCGCGGGCGGGATCACCAACCGGGAGATCGGCCGGCGGCTGTTCCTGTCGCACCGCACCGTCGGCACCCACCTGCACCGGATCTACTTCAAACTGGGCGTGCCGAACCGGACCGCGCTGGCCGACCTGCTCAGTCGTCAGGGGTAGGCGCGTCGATGCCGGGCACCTGGCGCAGCTCGGCGCGGGCGGTGATGCCGAGCTTCGGGAAGATCCGGTACAGGTGCGCGCCGACCGTCCGGTGCGACAGCTGGAGCCGGTCACCGATCTCCCGGTTGGACAGCCCGGTGGCGGCCAGCCGGGCGATCTGCAGCTCGGACCCGGACAGGGCGGACATCGATCCGGCGGTCTGCGGCACGGAGACGCCCGCGGAGCGCAGCGCCCGGCGCGCCCGGTCGGCCCACGGCGTCGCGCCGACCGTGTCGAAGACCTGCGCGGCGGCGGCCAGCTCGTCGCGGGCGGCGACACTGCGCCGCTGCCGGCGCAGCCACTCGCCGTAGACCAGCCGGGTCCGGGCGACCTCCAGGGGCCACTTCCCGGTGACCCCCTCGGCGATCGAGGCGCGGAAGTGCCGCTCGGCCGCCGGTCCGTCGGCGAGCAGCGCGCGGGCGCGTTCCAGCAGCAGCCGCAACTGGGCCGAGTCGAACGGCTCCGCGTACCCGGCGGTCTGCTCCAGCAGCGGGCGCACCCGGTCCGCCTGCCCGGCGCGGCAGGCCGCCTCGACCAGGTCGGCGATGCCCCAGGCGGCCGCGGCCGGGTGCGCGCGGGCGGCGACGAACGCGTCGGCGGCCGCGGCGAACCGGCCGCCGGCCAGCGCCGCCAGCCCGCGGGCCCGATCCAGGTCGGCGACGACGTTGGCGGTGGCCGGACGGACCACGACGGCGAGGACCTCGTCCAGCGCCGCGGTGTCGCCGCGCCAGGCGTGCACGATCGCGGCGGTCGCGGCGGCGTAGGCGGCCACCCCGCCGAGATCCAGCTCCTCGCTGAGCCGGCGGCCGGCGTCCGCCTCGGTGAGCGCCTCGGTGAGCTGCCCGGTGTGCAGGCGGGACGACGCCAGGCTGCTCAGCGCGACGGACAGCTCGGCGACGGCGCCCCGGTGCTGCGTCGCGTCGACGGTGGCCATCCAGGCGCGCTGCGCCTCGACGTGCAGGTGCAGCGCGTCCGTGGCCAGGGCGAGAGCGACATGGACGGGGTACGGCAACCGGGGCAGCTCCCGGATCGCCGCGAGCATGGCCGGGCGCACCTGCCGGACGTACCGGGCCGGGTCGGCCGCGGCCAGGCCCATCACCCGGCGCGGGTCCGCCGGGTCCAGGTGCAGGTCGAGCACCGCCGCCGTGACCAGGTCGCGCACCGCCGCCGGCGCGGCCCGGCTGTGGCAGTGCATCGCGGCCATCACCAGCACCTCGGCGCCCAGTCCCGGGTCGACCGGCAGGACCGCCCGGGCCACGGCGACCTGCGCGGCGATGTCGTACTCGCGGTGCCCGATGGTCAGCGACACGGTGGCCTCGGTGATCATCGTCAGCGCCGCCGCGACCGGATCGGCCGGGCCCTCGCGCGCCTGCCGGATCAGCGCCATCGCCCGGTCGTTGCGGCCGGCGTGGCGGGCGGCGTCGGCCGCCTCGGCGAACCGCCGGGCCCGGGCGGTGGCGGCCGGGGACAGCTGGGCGGCCCGCCGCAGACCGGCCATCGCGGCGGCCGGCCCACCACGGGCCAGCTCGCCGCGCGCGGTCCGCTCCAGCTCAGCGGCGACGGCCTCGTCCGGGCCGACGGTGGCCGCCGCGAGATGCCACACCGCGCGGACCGGATCGTCGACGACCTCGGCGAACGCCCGGTGCGCGGCGAGGCGCGCGGCCAGGGTGGCCCCGTGGTAGATCGTCGGCCGGAGCAGCGGATGGCGGAACAGCAGCCGCGCGCCGGCCACCGTGACCAGGTCGTCCCGCTCGGCCGCGTCCAGCGGATCCAGATCGAGGCCGGTGCGGGCGGCGGCCCGGGCCAGGTCGGCCAGCGACTGGCCCGGATCGGCCGCGGCGAGCAGCAGCAACCGCCGGGTGTCGGCGGGCAGCGCGGCCACCCGCCCGGCGAACACCGAGCCCGGCCGGCCGGTCAGCGGCAGGCGCGGCGGCAGCGTGCCCGGGTCCAGCGGGACCTGCCGGGTCAGCGCCCGGGCCAGCTCGACGATCGCGAGCGGATTGCCCTCCGCCTCGTCCAGCACCCGGTGGCGGATCTCGGCGTCGAGCCCCGGGCTGACCGACTCCAGCAGGGCGGCGGCCTCCGCCGCGGGCATCGGCGCGAGGACCAGGCGGGGCAGCCCGTACGCGCCGAGCGGATCGGACGGGGCCGGCCGGCACGTCGCCACCAGCACGATCGGGGCCGCGGTGAGCCGGCGCGCGACGAACCCGATCACCTCGACCGACGGCTGGTCCATCCACTGGACGTCCTCGGTGACCAGCAGCAGCGGCCGGTCCCGGGCCAGGTCGGTGAGCAGGCTGAACACGGCCAGCGCGACGAGCATCCGGTCGGCCGGACCGTCCGCGGCCCCGAACGCGGCGCGCAACGCGGACCGTTGCCGCACCGGCAGGGCGTCGGCGCGGTCCAGCAGGGGATGGATGAGCTGGTGCAGGGCGGCGAACGGGATCGGGGACTCGGCTTCCGCGCCGGAACCGGCCAGCGTCCGGACACCGAGGCCGGCGGCGAACGCCACGGTGTCGTCGACCAGGGTGGACTTGCCGAGGCCGGCGTCGCCGTGCACCACCAGCGCCGCGCCGGCGACGGGCCGGCCGTCGAACAGCGCCCGCAGCCGGGACACCGCCCCGGACCGGCCGATCAACGGTCCGACCTGGGGTGCACGTGGCGAAGTATGGCACGACTGCATCCTCCGAAGACCGGCACAGTCGTCGGACGGATGCCTGGCCGGGCCGTACGCCGAAGGATGTTTTCCATGTCGACCTCACAGTTGTCCTTCACGGTGCTCGGAGCGGTGCGGGCCCGGCACGGCGCCCACGAGATCGATCTCGGGCCGCCGCAGTGCCGGGCGCTGCTGACCGTGCTCCTGATCGCCGGCGGGGAGCCGGTCAGCGTGCCGGAGCTCGTCGACACGATGTGGGGGCCGCGGGCGCCGGCGAGCGCGGTCAACGCCGTACATCGCAATGTCGGTCTGCTGCGCCGGCGCCTGGAACCCGGGCTGGCGGCGCGCGCGCCCGGCGGCTGGCTGCGCCGGGTCGGCGGCGGCTACCGGTTGCGGGCCGACGCCGGGACCCTGGATCTGCTGCGGTTCCGGGAACTGGCCGGGCAGGCGCGGCGGCGGTCCGCGGCCGGCTTCCGGGCCGAGGCGGCGGCCCGGTACGCGGACGCGCTCGCCGTGTGGCACGGGCCGCTCGCCGACGGGATCGCCGCCGAGCTGCGCGAACATCCGGCATTCCGGTCGGTGGAGCGCGAGCGTACGGCGGTGGCCCGGGCCGCCGCCGCGGAAGCGCTCAGCTGCCGGGACGGCGATCGGCTGCTCCCGGCGATCGAGGCGGCGGCCGGGCGGGACCCGTTCGACGAGGTGCTGCAGGCCCGCCTGGTGCTGCTGCTGGCGGCGAGTGGGCAGCAGGCGCGGGCGCTGCACGTCTACCGGCGGGTGCGCGAGCGCCTGGCCGAGGAGCTGGGCATCGACCCGGGGGCGGCGCTGACCGAGGCCCGCGACCGGGTGCTGCGCCCGGGCCCGGCGCACCCCGCGCGCCTGCGGGCGTCGGCCGCCGGCTGACGATGATCTAGGGTGCGGGCGTGTCGTGGGGCGAGGTCGAGGTCTTCCAGGGGCGCACGTTCGTGACGCGGGGCCGGCTCACCACCGGGGTGGCCGTCGACGGCGATGCCGCCGGCGCGGGGCTGGGCGAGGCGATTCTGCGACTCTACGCGCTGGACCCGGAGTCCTACCGGGACGAACAGGCCTCGTGGCGGAGGTTCTGTGCGGACGTCGTCGGTGTCCCGGCCTGGCGATACCGGCCGGAGAAGTCCGCGCGGGTCTTCCTCAGCGACGACACGTGGCAGGTCGCCGTCGACCCGGCCGGCCCGGAGGCGGAGATGCCGGTGGGGGCGGTCGGCGACGTCCCGCACGAGCTCGGCGCGATGGTGCGCGGCGTCCTCGACGCGGCCGAACCACGGTGGCCGGCGATCCGCCAGGCGATGATCATGACCTTGGCCACCGGCCGGCTGATCGTCATGCCGGTCGTCGCCGCGACCGTCGTCGGCCCGGTGTTCACCGCCGAGCCCGCGGTACTTCTCGCGGCGGTCCGGGCCGCGCTCGCCGAGTCGGACCGGGACCGGGGCGAGAATCCGGAGTACGCCGAGGCGCTCGCCGCCGCCGGGATCGACTGGCACCTGCTCAACGGGTGCGCGACCGTGCACCTCGAGGAGCTGTCCACCGGCTCGGCCCGGCTCACCGGCGCGGGCAGTGCCGGGAACCGGCCCGTCGCGGAGCGGACCTGGCTGGGCTCGGCCGGCGACCTCGCCGCCGTGTGCGCCGAGGCCGGCCGGATGATCGCGGATCTTCCGGTCGAGCATCTGCCGCCCGGGACCCCGGCCGGGACGAGCTTCGGGATCAAGCAGTGCTGGCTGGCGGTGCGGGCGAGCACGGTCGAGCGGGTCGCCGCCGCGATCGGCCTGGCCGGCGGCACGGCGACCGGCTGGGCGGAGGGCGTGCCGGCCGCCCGCGGTGGACAGGTCTTCGTCTCGCCGCCGGCCGGTGGGTGGATCTTCGTGGTCAACGCCGGGCGCTGGTCCGGCGGGCGGTCCGTGGCGTCGCTCAGCGCGGAGCTCGGCACCGAGGTGCAGTACTTCGGCAATCACCGGGTCGCGGACTATGCCGAGTGGGCGCTCGCCGTGGACGGGCGGCTCGTCCGGCACGTGTACTGCAGCGAGTCCACCGAGGAGGGGTGCGAGGAGACGGGCGCGCCCACTCCGGTGGAGATCGAGATGGGGTTCTCGGCGACGGAACCGGGCGGGATGTGGGCCGACCAGGACGACGTCATGCGGGTCGCCGCGGCCTGGAGCATCGACCCGCACGCCCTCGGCGTGATCGAGTCGAGCCCCCGCCCCGGCCTCCTCGGCCACCTGACCTGACGGTGGTCACGAGAGGCCGGTGACGAAGAGCAGCCCGGCGATGACGAGGCCCGCTTCGACCAGCACGACGAACGTGCGGTCGCTGACCCGGTTGACGGTCTTCTTGCCCGCCCAGGCGCCGGCGAGCGTGGCCGGGGTGAGCGCGGCCCCGTACCAGAGCACCCGCGTGGTGAGCAGGTCACCGGCCCCGTAGACCGCGATCTTGGTCAGGTGCATGGTGATCGCCGCGGTCGCCTCGGTGCCGATGTAGGCGGCGCGGGCGAGGCCGTACGCGAGGAAGAACGGCGCGGTCAGCGGGCCGACCGAGCCGAACAGCGCGGATCCGAAGCCCGAGGCCGCGCCGACCCCGAGGAACGTGCGGTCGCTGGGCGAGCCGGGGCGTCGGGCCAGATGCCGCCACCCGACGACACCGATCAGGAAGACGCCGAGGACGCGTTTGAGCGGGCTCAGCGGAGCGTGGGTGAGGAGCAGGCCGCCGGCGACCGCGAGCGGCACGGCGCCGGCCGCGAACCATCCGACGAGTCGCCACCGGATCGCGTCGCGGTTGAGCCACATCCGGGAGCCGTTGCTGGACAGCTGGGTGAGCGTCAGCATCGGCACGGCGAAGCGCAGCCCGAACAGCGCGGTGAA encodes:
- a CDS encoding LuxR family transcriptional regulator; its protein translation is MTALFGRDAEITAVTGVLDVAAARVAAPAEQRTLLICGEPGIGKTALLEAAVGQAGRLGLRVLRTTGVQSEADLPYAGLHQLFLPLLGELDRLEPDDRDALGAAFGFTDAEAGSPFRIAAAGLQLLGGSAAEQPVLIAVEDAHWLDGPTRDVLMFVLRQATHDDIAVLITTRETGGGAYGAGLPVLALGRLAPEAAAGLLDERTPGLPAEVRERLLGLADGLPLALRELPTAATDLPVPGAGPAVVTLTGRLEQIFAGRLAGLPPGARTYLLFAALDDGVRQDDLIAGRPVTAADLDAIVAARLATPGPGAVRWEHPLARSAVRQSAAPAERRAAHAALAAHLAGEPDRAVWHRAAAAIGPDEDLAEALAATAHRARRRGALAIAIAALEQAAVTGTDQTRRGDRLLTAVDFASNLGRMDLLGHLFEVAAGVDLDPATRNYFSWVEEAVGLRAWTGVERVPAFTAAVRDLRDAGQIDRALDHLFGFALRCWYSTMDDESRAELSTLAAELDPSLSEPRQLAVMAWCDPIRQAGTVRGRLAAVAAARAGDPEGLAHLVMAAAAVGDHPRAAELLELAYPGLRAQGRIGQLVETLGAAAWMYIQLGRPRDAEIVSDEAVRLGRASGQPRMIAIAALGTGAAAAQRGDEALAESVTAQMELVLAGPAIAHLRLVRATALLGAGRYPQAYEQLRTVFDPADPAYHPFIQHWLIGDWAETCRHLGRADEAWSTVAALTEVAGRTDSPGLDVNLVYARAILSDDEDADQVFGVALAGDLDAWPLLRARLLLAYGIRLRRRRRVTDARGRLRSALELFTAIGAAAWAGQTRRELVAAGVTVADPEPPAGAGLTAQETQIARLAAGGITNREIGRRLFLSHRTVGTHLHRIYFKLGVPNRTALADLLSRQG
- a CDS encoding AAA family ATPase, with product MIGRSGAVSRLRALFDGRPVAGAALVVHGDAGLGKSTLVDDTVAFAAGLGVRTLAGSGAEAESPIPFAALHQLIHPLLDRADALPVRQRSALRAAFGAADGPADRMLVALAVFSLLTDLARDRPLLLVTEDVQWMDQPSVEVIGFVARRLTAAPIVLVATCRPAPSDPLGAYGLPRLVLAPMPAAEAAALLESVSPGLDAEIRHRVLDEAEGNPLAIVELARALTRQVPLDPGTLPPRLPLTGRPGSVFAGRVAALPADTRRLLLLAAADPGQSLADLARAAARTGLDLDPLDAAERDDLVTVAGARLLFRHPLLRPTIYHGATLAARLAAHRAFAEVVDDPVRAVWHLAAATVGPDEAVAAELERTARGELARGGPAAAMAGLRRAAQLSPAATARARRFAEAADAARHAGRNDRAMALIRQAREGPADPVAAALTMITEATVSLTIGHREYDIAAQVAVARAVLPVDPGLGAEVLVMAAMHCHSRAAPAAVRDLVTAAVLDLHLDPADPRRVMGLAAADPARYVRQVRPAMLAAIRELPRLPYPVHVALALATDALHLHVEAQRAWMATVDATQHRGAVAELSVALSSLASSRLHTGQLTEALTEADAGRRLSEELDLGGVAAYAAATAAIVHAWRGDTAALDEVLAVVVRPATANVVADLDRARGLAALAGGRFAAAADAFVAARAHPAAAAWGIADLVEAACRAGQADRVRPLLEQTAGYAEPFDSAQLRLLLERARALLADGPAAERHFRASIAEGVTGKWPLEVARTRLVYGEWLRRQRRSVAARDELAAAAQVFDTVGATPWADRARRALRSAGVSVPQTAGSMSALSGSELQIARLAATGLSNREIGDRLQLSHRTVGAHLYRIFPKLGITARAELRQVPGIDAPTPDD
- a CDS encoding BTAD domain-containing putative transcriptional regulator, whose protein sequence is MSTSQLSFTVLGAVRARHGAHEIDLGPPQCRALLTVLLIAGGEPVSVPELVDTMWGPRAPASAVNAVHRNVGLLRRRLEPGLAARAPGGWLRRVGGGYRLRADAGTLDLLRFRELAGQARRRSAAGFRAEAAARYADALAVWHGPLADGIAAELREHPAFRSVERERTAVARAAAAEALSCRDGDRLLPAIEAAAGRDPFDEVLQARLVLLLAASGQQARALHVYRRVRERLAEELGIDPGAALTEARDRVLRPGPAHPARLRASAAG
- a CDS encoding sulfite exporter TauE/SafE family protein translates to MTAAPAFTLLVASAAAFLLAMLSAVAGFGGAVLLLPVFTALFGLRFAVPMLTLTQLSSNGSRMWLNRDAIRWRLVGWFAAGAVPLAVAGGLLLTHAPLSPLKRVLGVFLIGVVGWRHLARRPGSPSDRTFLGVGAASGFGSALFGSVGPLTAPFFLAYGLARAAYIGTEATAAITMHLTKIAVYGAGDLLTTRVLWYGAALTPATLAGAWAGKKTVNRVSDRTFVVLVEAGLVIAGLLFVTGLS